One segment of Streptomyces sp. YIM 121038 DNA contains the following:
- a CDS encoding O-antigen ligase domain-containing protein, with the protein MGGDLMRGGPPNGPDTAGARPEVEQRPEATPKAVGIVWALLGLNTLGSAGAKTILPLPRSLIQMATMGALVSAFALALALNLRLRIRPSAFVFLLTLLLVPSVISSADLEGGFGALFRCFRFALFVGTLWLLSRWWDGGMTFVRHHIRMYFAVLVLVAAGLVVAPGTARPEYYGGRLVGALWPLTPPQIGQYAAVIIGLTVLLTLGRLTTGANAAMIIVPSLVLLALTHTRTATLGLIVGLVLAIGSLVLTSAAARRFFAWTVVCATVATVALSSALQAWFMRGQSKEGLSNLTGRAKVWDALLAAPRTTGEKVFGTGLGDKSFGGLPIDNSWLAVYHEQGLIGITLVAAFIGILGGVALLRPPSLPRACAIFLISYCAMSSYTEAGLGDASPYLLHLALAASLLVPGAAAPSLATAGVPGPAAEVPRRRIPRWARR; encoded by the coding sequence ATGGGCGGGGACCTGATGCGCGGCGGGCCGCCGAACGGTCCTGACACGGCGGGCGCACGGCCCGAGGTGGAACAACGCCCGGAGGCGACGCCGAAAGCGGTCGGGATCGTCTGGGCGCTGCTCGGTCTCAACACGCTCGGTTCCGCCGGGGCGAAGACCATCCTGCCGCTGCCCCGCTCCCTCATCCAGATGGCCACCATGGGCGCGCTGGTCTCCGCCTTCGCGCTGGCGCTCGCGCTCAACCTGCGGCTGCGCATCCGGCCGAGCGCCTTCGTGTTCCTGCTCACCCTGCTCCTGGTGCCGAGCGTGATCTCCAGCGCGGATCTGGAGGGCGGGTTCGGCGCGCTGTTCCGCTGTTTCCGGTTCGCTCTCTTCGTCGGCACGCTGTGGCTGCTCAGCCGCTGGTGGGACGGGGGCATGACGTTCGTCCGCCATCACATCCGGATGTACTTCGCGGTGCTCGTCCTGGTGGCCGCGGGCCTGGTCGTCGCACCGGGCACGGCGAGGCCGGAGTACTACGGCGGGCGCCTCGTCGGCGCGTTGTGGCCGCTCACCCCGCCGCAGATCGGACAGTACGCCGCAGTGATCATCGGGCTCACCGTGCTGCTCACCCTCGGCCGTCTGACGACCGGCGCCAACGCGGCGATGATCATCGTGCCCTCGCTCGTCCTGCTCGCGCTGACCCACACCAGGACGGCCACGCTCGGCCTGATCGTCGGGTTGGTGCTCGCGATCGGCTCGCTCGTCCTGACCAGTGCCGCCGCCCGCCGGTTCTTCGCCTGGACGGTGGTGTGCGCGACGGTGGCCACGGTGGCGTTGAGCTCCGCGCTACAGGCGTGGTTCATGCGCGGGCAGAGCAAGGAGGGCCTCTCCAACCTCACCGGGCGGGCCAAGGTCTGGGACGCCCTGCTCGCCGCGCCCCGGACGACCGGGGAGAAGGTGTTCGGCACGGGCCTGGGCGACAAGTCCTTCGGCGGCCTTCCGATCGACAACAGCTGGCTGGCCGTCTATCACGAGCAGGGCCTGATCGGCATCACCCTGGTCGCGGCGTTCATCGGCATCCTCGGCGGGGTCGCGCTGCTGCGGCCGCCGTCGCTGCCGAGGGCCTGCGCGATCTTCCTGATCAGCTACTGCGCGATGTCCTCGTACACCGAGGCCGGGCTCGGTGACGCCTCGCCGTATCTGCTGCATCTGGCCCTGGCCGCCTCGCTGTTGGTGCCGGGCGCCGCGGCCCCGTCCCTCGCGACGGCCGGGGTTCCCGGTCCGGCGGCCGAAGTCCCTCGACGACGTATCCCGCGATGGGCCCGGAGGTAA
- a CDS encoding glycosyltransferase translates to MHVLVVHNRYSSAQPSGENRVVDEEVGLLRAAGHRVDVFERRSDDIADRSLLAKAAVPLLVPWNPAVRSELTARLRASRPDVVHVHNVFPLLSPAVLAACADAGVPTVATLHNYTQVCPPGTLQRDGRVCTECAGSRVPLPAVRHGCYRGSRLATVPLAVSLSVNRRRWWSGVERFFCISAAQRDVLVRTGMPAERLSVKHNFVPDPGACRTGDGEHVLFLGRLAEAKGVRLLMSAWDEVAARGGVGVPLVLAGAGPLEREVTAWAAGRDDVRYVGLYDPEECRRAVARSVAVVAPSMSMETFGLVVAEAMAAGVPSVAAGHGAFVELVEDGVTGLLHRPGEVASLADCIRRVAADGGRNQEMGQAARRRYEKDFSPVVGLERLVEGYRAAIAGRSGGGDSAPPSGNTSTGSRRGIRASRDGGSR, encoded by the coding sequence ATGCACGTCCTTGTAGTACACAACCGTTACTCATCGGCGCAGCCGAGCGGCGAGAACAGGGTCGTCGACGAGGAGGTGGGGCTGCTGCGCGCGGCCGGTCACCGGGTCGACGTGTTCGAGCGGCGCAGCGACGACATCGCCGACCGGTCCCTGCTCGCCAAGGCCGCGGTGCCGCTGCTCGTGCCATGGAACCCGGCGGTCCGCTCGGAGCTCACCGCCCGGCTCCGCGCCTCGCGGCCCGACGTGGTGCACGTCCACAACGTCTTTCCGCTCCTGTCGCCCGCGGTCCTCGCCGCCTGCGCCGACGCCGGTGTGCCGACCGTCGCCACGCTGCACAACTACACCCAGGTCTGCCCGCCCGGCACGCTCCAGCGGGACGGCCGGGTGTGCACCGAGTGCGCCGGGTCGCGGGTGCCGCTGCCCGCCGTCCGGCACGGCTGCTACCGCGGCTCGCGGCTCGCGACGGTGCCGCTCGCGGTCAGCCTGTCGGTCAACCGGCGGCGGTGGTGGTCCGGCGTGGAGCGGTTCTTCTGCATCTCCGCGGCGCAGCGCGACGTCCTGGTGCGGACCGGCATGCCGGCCGAGCGCCTCTCGGTGAAGCACAACTTCGTGCCCGACCCGGGCGCCTGCCGCACGGGCGACGGGGAGCACGTGCTCTTCCTCGGGCGGCTCGCGGAGGCCAAGGGCGTGCGGCTGCTCATGTCCGCGTGGGACGAGGTCGCGGCGCGCGGCGGTGTGGGCGTGCCGCTCGTGCTCGCGGGCGCGGGGCCGCTGGAGCGGGAGGTGACCGCCTGGGCCGCGGGCCGGGACGACGTGCGCTACGTCGGCCTGTACGACCCCGAGGAGTGCCGCAGGGCGGTCGCGCGGTCGGTCGCCGTGGTGGCGCCCTCGATGTCCATGGAGACGTTCGGCCTGGTGGTCGCGGAGGCGATGGCGGCGGGGGTCCCGTCCGTCGCGGCCGGTCACGGCGCCTTCGTCGAGCTCGTCGAGGACGGAGTGACCGGGTTGCTGCACCGGCCGGGCGAGGTCGCCTCGCTCGCGGACTGCATCCGCCGGGTCGCGGCCGACGGGGGCCGCAACCAAGAGATGGGCCAGGCGGCCCGGCGCCGTTACGAGAAGGACTTCAGTCCTGTCGTCGGCCTGGAGCGCCTGGTGGAGGGGTACCGCGCCGCGATCGCGGGGCGGTCGGGCGGCGGGGACAGCGCGCCGCCGTCAGGAAACACGAGCACTGGCTCGCGGCGGGGCATCCGCGCGAGCAGGGATGGGGGCAGTAGATGA
- a CDS encoding class I SAM-dependent methyltransferase, which produces MTRCRLCGSAALASVVDLGATPPCESFLAADQLDQPEPAYPLHLRVCTDCWLAQIPALITPEETFKEYAYFSSFSTSWVEHARTFVADAVRRVGLGAEGSDAFVVEVASNDGYLLKHVVDRGIRCLGIEPSVNVGATARDAGVPTLTEFLSPRTGAAVRAEHGPADLVVANNVYAHIPDVVGFTQGLRALVADDGWVSIEVQHLLTLIEENQYDTIYHEHFQYYTVASAIRALASGGLALVDVELLPTHGGSIRLWARPAEVAGEPSPQVSDVLAREKAAGLQELSGYTEFGARVAKVRRDLLKFLIEAAERGDTVVGYGAPGKGNTLLNHCGIRPDLLAYTVDRNPYKHGRYTPGTRIPILSPERIAADRPDYVLVLPWNLRAELVEQLSYVHEWGGRLVFPIPELSVVEATSLKESTA; this is translated from the coding sequence ATGACACGATGCCGACTCTGTGGCTCGGCGGCGCTGGCGAGCGTCGTCGATCTGGGGGCGACCCCGCCGTGCGAGAGCTTTCTCGCCGCGGACCAGCTGGATCAGCCGGAGCCCGCGTACCCGCTGCACCTGCGGGTGTGCACCGACTGCTGGCTGGCGCAGATCCCCGCGCTGATCACACCGGAGGAGACGTTCAAGGAGTACGCGTACTTCTCCTCCTTCTCCACCTCCTGGGTGGAGCACGCGCGCACGTTCGTCGCCGACGCCGTGCGACGGGTGGGGCTCGGCGCCGAAGGCTCCGACGCCTTCGTGGTCGAGGTGGCGAGCAACGACGGGTACCTGCTGAAGCACGTGGTGGACCGGGGGATCCGCTGCCTCGGCATCGAGCCGTCGGTGAACGTCGGTGCCACGGCGCGGGACGCGGGCGTGCCCACGCTCACGGAGTTCCTGTCGCCCCGGACCGGCGCGGCCGTCCGCGCCGAGCACGGCCCGGCGGACCTGGTCGTGGCCAACAACGTGTACGCGCACATCCCCGACGTGGTCGGGTTCACCCAGGGGCTGCGCGCCCTGGTCGCCGACGACGGCTGGGTCTCCATCGAGGTGCAGCACCTGCTGACCCTGATCGAGGAGAACCAGTACGACACGATCTACCACGAGCACTTCCAGTACTACACGGTGGCGTCCGCGATCCGGGCCCTCGCCAGCGGCGGGCTCGCGCTCGTGGACGTGGAGCTGCTGCCCACGCACGGCGGCTCCATCCGGCTGTGGGCCCGGCCGGCCGAGGTGGCCGGTGAGCCGTCCCCCCAGGTGTCCGACGTGCTGGCCCGGGAGAAGGCCGCCGGGCTCCAGGAGCTGTCCGGGTACACCGAGTTCGGCGCGCGGGTGGCCAAGGTGCGCCGGGACCTGCTCAAGTTCCTCATCGAGGCGGCCGAGCGCGGCGACACGGTGGTCGGCTACGGCGCCCCGGGCAAGGGCAACACGCTCCTGAACCACTGCGGCATCCGGCCCGACCTGCTCGCGTACACGGTCGACCGCAACCCCTACAAGCACGGCAGGTACACCCCCGGCACCCGCATCCCGATCCTGTCGCCCGAGCGGATCGCCGCCGACCGGCCGGACTACGTCCTCGTCCTGCCGTGGAACCTGCGGGCCGAGCTGGTCGAGCAGCTGTCCTACGTGCACGAGTGGGGCGGCCGCCTGGTCTTCCCCATCCCGGAACTGAGCGTCGTCGAGGCCACGTCGTTGAAAGAGAGCACAGCATGA
- a CDS encoding glucose-1-phosphate cytidylyltransferase, whose protein sequence is MKVVLFCGGYGMRMRSGASDDVPKPMAMVGPRPLIWHVMRYYAHFGHTEFILCLGYGAQHIKDFFLTYEETASNDFVLRGGKTELLSTDISDWTITFAQTGVESPIGERLRRVRHHLDGDEMFLANYADVLTDAPLPQMIDSFARRDAGASMMVVPPQSSFHCVELGENGMVGGITAVSDMPLWENGGYFVLRQEVFDHIPENGDLVADGCAQLAKQGRLVAHQHRGFWKPTDTVKERAALDAAYARGDRPWAVWEQGGAATGALGGRAGAEARTA, encoded by the coding sequence ATGAAGGTCGTACTGTTCTGCGGCGGTTACGGGATGCGGATGCGCAGCGGTGCCTCCGACGACGTGCCCAAGCCGATGGCGATGGTCGGCCCGAGACCGCTGATCTGGCACGTCATGCGCTACTACGCGCACTTCGGGCACACGGAGTTCATCCTGTGCCTCGGGTACGGGGCGCAGCACATCAAGGACTTCTTCCTCACCTACGAGGAGACGGCGTCCAACGACTTCGTGCTGCGGGGCGGGAAGACCGAGCTGCTCTCCACCGACATATCCGACTGGACGATCACGTTCGCGCAGACCGGCGTCGAGTCGCCGATCGGGGAGCGCCTGCGCCGGGTGCGCCACCACCTGGACGGCGACGAGATGTTCCTCGCCAACTACGCGGACGTGCTCACCGACGCTCCCCTGCCGCAGATGATCGACTCCTTCGCCCGGCGCGACGCCGGTGCGTCGATGATGGTGGTGCCGCCGCAGTCCTCGTTCCACTGCGTGGAGCTGGGTGAGAACGGCATGGTCGGGGGGATCACGGCGGTGAGCGACATGCCGCTGTGGGAGAACGGCGGCTACTTCGTGCTCCGCCAGGAGGTCTTCGACCACATCCCCGAGAACGGGGACCTGGTCGCCGACGGCTGCGCCCAACTGGCCAAGCAGGGGCGGCTCGTGGCGCACCAGCACCGCGGCTTCTGGAAGCCGACCGACACCGTCAAGGAGCGGGCCGCGCTGGACGCCGCCTACGCCCGGGGCGACCGTCCGTGGGCCGTGTGGGAGCAGGGCGGCGCGGCCACCGGCGCGCTCGGCGGCAGGGCCGGCGCCGAAGCGAGGACCGCGTGA
- a CDS encoding PIG-L family deacetylase, producing the protein MIRLGAGRLDRIAAVGAHCDDIAIGAGGTLLTLCLARPGLRVDALVLSGGGTEREEEERAALAAFCPGADLRLTVLKLPDGRMPVHWDEAKAAVEELRGQTDPELVLAPRTDDAHQDHRGLAQLMPTAFRDHLVLGYEIVKWDGDLGRPAAYQPLSTEVAEQKVRLLQEHYPSQRHRPWYDREAFLGLARIRGIECHARYAEAFAVTKLTLNLGN; encoded by the coding sequence GTGATCCGGCTCGGGGCCGGGCGCCTGGACCGGATCGCGGCGGTGGGCGCGCACTGCGACGACATCGCCATCGGCGCGGGCGGCACCCTCCTGACGCTGTGCCTCGCGCGGCCGGGCCTGCGCGTCGACGCCCTGGTGCTCTCCGGCGGCGGCACCGAGCGCGAGGAGGAGGAGCGGGCCGCGCTCGCCGCCTTCTGCCCGGGCGCCGACCTGCGCCTGACCGTGCTCAAGCTGCCGGACGGCCGGATGCCCGTGCACTGGGACGAGGCCAAGGCCGCGGTCGAGGAGCTGCGCGGGCAGACCGACCCGGAGCTGGTCCTGGCCCCGCGCACCGACGACGCGCACCAGGACCACCGCGGCCTGGCGCAGCTGATGCCCACCGCGTTCCGCGACCACCTGGTCCTCGGCTACGAGATCGTCAAGTGGGACGGCGACCTCGGCCGTCCGGCGGCGTACCAGCCGCTGTCGACGGAGGTCGCCGAGCAGAAGGTGCGGCTGCTGCAGGAGCACTACCCCTCGCAGCGGCACCGTCCCTGGTACGACCGGGAGGCCTTCCTCGGCCTGGCACGGATCCGCGGCATCGAATGCCACGCGCGCTACGCCGAGGCGTTCGCCGTCACCAAACTCACTCTGAACCTGGGGAACTGA
- a CDS encoding NAD-dependent epimerase/dehydratase family protein, whose amino-acid sequence MRVLLTGHQGYLGTVMAPVLTAAGHEVVGLDSGLFADCVLGPAPADPQGHRVDLRDVTAEHVAGVDAVIHLAALSNDPLGSLAPELTYDINHHASVRLAELARDAGVRRFLYASTCSVYGAAGDPDLSNLVAEDAPLRPVTPYAESKVRVEDDLHALADGDFTPVYMRNATAFGYSPRLRADIVLNNLVGHALLSGEVLVLSDGTPWRPLVHAADIARAFTAALTAPREAVHDRAFNIGSEVNNVTVAEIAEQVADAVPGAKVNITGESGADPRSYRVDFSRFRAAIPGFDCEWTVRRGALELAEAYRKHGLTREEFEQRFTRLAVLRAASDAGAVDDTLRRRR is encoded by the coding sequence ATGCGCGTACTTCTGACCGGGCACCAGGGCTACCTGGGCACCGTCATGGCCCCGGTCCTCACGGCCGCCGGGCACGAGGTCGTCGGCCTCGACTCCGGCCTGTTCGCGGACTGCGTCCTCGGCCCGGCGCCCGCGGACCCGCAGGGGCACCGGGTGGACCTGCGGGACGTCACGGCCGAGCACGTGGCCGGGGTGGACGCCGTGATCCACCTGGCCGCGCTCTCCAACGACCCGCTGGGCTCGCTCGCGCCGGAGCTGACCTACGACATCAACCACCACGCCTCCGTGCGCCTCGCCGAGCTGGCCCGCGACGCCGGAGTGCGGCGTTTCCTGTACGCGTCGACGTGCTCGGTGTACGGCGCCGCGGGCGACCCCGACTTGTCGAACTTGGTGGCCGAGGACGCCCCGCTGCGCCCGGTGACGCCGTACGCGGAGTCCAAGGTGCGGGTCGAGGACGACCTGCACGCGCTCGCCGACGGCGACTTCACCCCGGTGTACATGCGCAACGCCACCGCCTTCGGCTACTCGCCCCGGCTGCGCGCCGACATCGTGCTGAACAACCTGGTGGGCCACGCGCTGCTGTCCGGCGAGGTCCTGGTGCTCTCCGACGGCACCCCCTGGCGCCCGCTGGTGCACGCCGCCGACATCGCCCGCGCGTTCACGGCCGCGCTGACCGCGCCGCGCGAGGCCGTGCACGACCGGGCGTTCAACATCGGCAGCGAGGTCAACAACGTCACGGTCGCCGAGATCGCCGAGCAGGTCGCCGACGCGGTGCCGGGGGCGAAGGTGAACATCACCGGGGAGAGCGGCGCCGACCCGCGCTCCTACCGCGTGGACTTCTCCCGGTTCCGCGCCGCGATCCCCGGCTTCGACTGCGAGTGGACGGTGCGCCGTGGCGCGCTCGAACTCGCCGAGGCCTACCGGAAGCACGGGTTGACCCGCGAGGAGTTCGAGCAGCGCTTCACCCGGCTCGCCGTGCTGCGCGCGGCCTCCGACGCCGGTGCCGTCGACGACACCCTGCGGCGGCGCCGGTGA
- a CDS encoding DUF4910 domain-containing protein, whose translation MHALVERMYPLCRSITGDGVRATLDIVGEYVPLQVHEVPTGTQVLDWTVPQEWNIRDAYVADSSGNRVVDFAASSLHVLGYSVPVSTTLPLAELRGHLHTLPDHPSWVPYRTSYYKPEWGFCLAQETLDGLPDGDYEVCVDSTLADGHLTYAEHVVPGQVADEVIVSCHVCHPSLANDNLAGVAVATFLARALAERAPYYTYRFVFAPGTIGAITWLARNADRIDQVKHGLVLACAGDRGQLTYKRSRRGDAEIDRVLTHVLAASERPHRVTEFTPYGYDERQYCSPGFDLGVGSLSRTPYAGYPEYHTSADDPDFVSPEAMEDTLAVCREAFTVLDRNRRYVNLSPYGEPQLGRRGLYDALGGRSDTKQAQMAMLWVLSLSDGEHSLLDVAERSGLPFDTVAAAADALGAAELLKA comes from the coding sequence ATGCACGCCCTGGTGGAGCGGATGTACCCGCTGTGCCGGAGCATCACCGGCGACGGCGTGCGCGCCACCCTGGACATCGTCGGGGAGTACGTCCCGCTCCAGGTGCACGAGGTGCCGACCGGGACGCAGGTGCTCGACTGGACGGTGCCGCAGGAGTGGAACATCCGGGACGCGTACGTGGCCGACAGCTCGGGCAACCGGGTCGTCGACTTCGCCGCGTCCAGCCTGCACGTGCTCGGCTACAGCGTGCCGGTCTCGACGACCCTGCCCCTGGCCGAACTCCGCGGCCACCTGCACACCCTGCCGGACCACCCGTCCTGGGTGCCGTACCGCACCAGTTACTACAAGCCGGAGTGGGGGTTCTGTCTGGCACAGGAGACCCTGGACGGGCTGCCGGACGGCGACTACGAGGTGTGCGTCGACTCCACGCTGGCCGACGGCCACCTCACCTACGCCGAGCACGTGGTCCCCGGGCAGGTCGCCGACGAGGTGATCGTCTCCTGTCACGTCTGCCACCCGTCGCTGGCCAACGACAACCTGGCCGGCGTCGCGGTGGCGACGTTCCTGGCCCGGGCCCTCGCGGAGCGGGCGCCGTACTACACCTACCGGTTCGTCTTCGCGCCCGGCACCATCGGGGCGATCACCTGGCTGGCCCGCAACGCGGACCGGATCGACCAGGTCAAGCACGGCCTCGTCCTGGCCTGCGCGGGTGACCGGGGGCAGCTGACGTACAAGCGGAGCAGGCGCGGCGACGCGGAGATCGACCGGGTGCTGACGCACGTGCTCGCCGCCTCCGAACGGCCGCACCGCGTCACCGAGTTCACGCCGTACGGCTACGACGAGCGGCAGTACTGCTCGCCCGGGTTCGACCTCGGTGTGGGCTCGCTCAGCCGGACCCCGTACGCCGGGTACCCCGAGTACCACACCTCGGCGGACGATCCGGACTTCGTCTCCCCGGAGGCGATGGAGGACACCCTCGCCGTCTGCCGCGAGGCGTTCACGGTCCTCGACCGCAACCGGCGGTACGTCAACCTCAGCCCGTACGGCGAACCGCAGCTCGGCCGCCGTGGTCTGTACGACGCGCTCGGCGGCCGCAGCGACACCAAGCAGGCCCAGATGGCCATGCTCTGGGTGCTGAGCCTCTCCGACGGCGAGCACAGTCTGCTCGACGTCGCGGAGCGCTCCGGGCTGCCGTTCGACACCGTCGCCGCCGCGGCCGACGCCCTGGGCGCCGCCGAACTGCTCAAGGCGTGA
- a CDS encoding glycosyltransferase family 2 protein, translating into MTAHPRLSIGLPVYNGEEYLAEALDALLGQTYEDFELVISDNASTDGTQEICRKYAAQDTRVRYLRLPRNIGAAPNHNYVFTQCHGELFKWASHDDLYARDLLRRCVEALDERPEVILAHADQAVIDEEGRVKVPYAYTLATDSPRAPERFRSMLFEPGGDDFYGVMRADVLRRVRPHNSYHHADRTFVAEIGLRGPFHQVPELLYFRRDHPTRAERANPSKRSRCVNLDPRRAGLLHPTPRLLAEYVWGFVAAVRRTPLSAADRRACYGHLAAWAASRARPGAGERVEDRAPVDPAKLDVSLDALVAGREGKRT; encoded by the coding sequence ATGACCGCCCATCCCCGGTTGAGCATCGGCCTGCCCGTGTACAACGGCGAGGAGTACCTCGCCGAGGCGCTCGATGCCCTGCTCGGCCAGACCTACGAGGACTTCGAGCTGGTCATCTCCGACAACGCCTCGACCGACGGGACCCAGGAGATCTGCCGCAAGTACGCCGCGCAGGACACGCGCGTCCGCTATCTGCGGCTGCCCCGGAACATCGGCGCGGCGCCGAACCACAACTACGTGTTCACCCAGTGCCACGGCGAGCTGTTCAAGTGGGCCTCGCACGACGACCTGTACGCCCGTGACCTGCTGCGGCGCTGTGTGGAGGCCCTGGACGAGCGGCCGGAGGTGATCCTCGCGCACGCCGACCAGGCGGTCATCGACGAGGAGGGGCGGGTGAAGGTCCCGTACGCGTACACGCTCGCCACCGACTCCCCGCGCGCCCCGGAGCGGTTCCGCAGCATGCTCTTCGAGCCGGGCGGCGACGACTTCTACGGGGTGATGCGGGCCGATGTGCTGCGCCGGGTGAGGCCGCACAACAGCTACCACCACGCGGACCGCACGTTCGTCGCCGAGATCGGCCTGCGCGGGCCCTTCCACCAGGTGCCGGAGCTGCTGTACTTCCGCCGCGACCACCCCACGCGCGCCGAGCGGGCGAACCCGTCCAAGCGTTCCCGGTGCGTCAATCTGGACCCGCGCCGGGCGGGTCTGCTGCACCCGACGCCGCGGCTGCTCGCCGAGTACGTCTGGGGCTTCGTCGCGGCGGTCCGGCGGACGCCGCTGTCCGCGGCCGACCGGCGCGCGTGCTACGGCCACCTGGCCGCGTGGGCGGCGAGCCGGGCCCGGCCGGGCGCCGGGGAGCGGGTCGAGGACCGCGCCCCGGTCGACCCGGCGAAGCTCGACGTCTCCCTCGACGCGCTCGTCGCCGGGCGCGAGGGGAAGCGGACGTGA
- a CDS encoding polysaccharide pyruvyl transferase family protein has translation MTAVRVGVFGLLGSGNLGNDGSLEAVLGYLRTEHPEAVVDALCGGPELVAARYRIPATRLHWYRGEYRTASRAGAIAGKGLGKLVDAVRTAAWVRKHDVVIVPGMGVLEATLPLRPWGFPYALFLLCASGRVLRTRVALVGVGAAPIADRPTRALVRRSARLAAYRSYRDAMSRDAMREMGVDTARDGVYPDLAFALPTPPAGTPSGTVCVGVMAFHGGNDDRARAEEIHRRYLDGVTRFVRALVEDGRPVRLLTGDGVDATVVTAIREAVDSPLVTAAEAASLADLMKEAAAADAVVATRYHNLICALKAGTPTLALSYAAKSDALMDRMGLGAYCHPAREVDADRLLEQFRALEKQSAELRRTLTERNELAARQLQDQFAELTTALFPATDHAHALRETP, from the coding sequence GTGACGGCGGTACGGGTGGGAGTGTTCGGCCTGCTCGGCTCGGGCAACCTCGGCAACGACGGGTCGCTGGAGGCCGTGCTCGGCTATCTGCGCACCGAGCACCCCGAGGCGGTCGTGGACGCGCTGTGCGGCGGGCCCGAGCTCGTCGCGGCCCGGTACCGGATCCCCGCGACGCGGCTGCACTGGTACCGCGGGGAGTACCGGACCGCGTCGCGCGCGGGCGCGATCGCGGGCAAGGGCCTGGGCAAACTCGTCGACGCCGTCCGCACCGCCGCCTGGGTGCGCAAGCACGACGTGGTGATCGTGCCGGGCATGGGCGTCCTGGAGGCCACGCTGCCGCTGCGGCCCTGGGGCTTCCCGTACGCGCTCTTCCTGCTCTGCGCGAGCGGCCGGGTGCTGCGGACCCGGGTCGCTCTGGTCGGCGTCGGCGCCGCCCCGATCGCCGACCGGCCGACCCGGGCGCTGGTGCGGCGGTCGGCGCGGCTCGCCGCGTACCGGTCGTACCGGGACGCGATGTCGCGTGACGCGATGCGGGAGATGGGCGTGGACACCGCGCGCGACGGGGTCTACCCGGACCTCGCGTTCGCCCTGCCGACGCCCCCCGCGGGCACGCCCTCGGGCACGGTCTGCGTCGGCGTCATGGCCTTCCACGGCGGCAACGACGACCGCGCCCGCGCCGAGGAGATCCACCGGCGCTACCTCGACGGAGTGACCCGGTTCGTCCGCGCCCTCGTCGAGGACGGCAGGCCGGTCCGGCTGCTCACCGGGGACGGGGTCGACGCGACGGTGGTCACCGCGATCCGCGAGGCGGTGGACTCGCCGCTGGTCACCGCGGCCGAGGCGGCCTCGCTCGCCGACCTGATGAAGGAGGCGGCGGCCGCCGACGCGGTGGTGGCGACCCGGTACCACAACCTGATCTGCGCGCTGAAGGCGGGCACACCGACGCTCGCGCTCAGCTACGCGGCGAAGAGCGACGCCCTGATGGACCGGATGGGCCTCGGCGCGTACTGCCACCCGGCCCGCGAGGTCGACGCCGACCGGCTCCTCGAACAGTTCCGGGCGCTGGAGAAGCAGTCGGCGGAGCTGCGCCGGACCCTCACCGAGCGGAACGAACTCGCCGCCCGGCAACTCCAGGACCAGTTCGCCGAGTTGACCACGGCCCTGTTCCCTGCGACCGACCACGCCCACGCCCTGCGGGAGACCCCATGA
- the rfbC gene encoding dTDP-4-dehydrorhamnose 3,5-epimerase has protein sequence MKATEVPEIDGAFLFEPTPYADERGFFCRTFDADVLRSVGLDPNAFIQDSVSRSVRGVLRGMHLRSGRGEAKLVRCSYGKIFDVVVDLRADSPTYLNVATFELSGETQRTLYIPAGCAHGFQALTETTDTSYRIDRPHDPAEDVTIAFDDPELDIPWPLPVTLMSQRDREAPSLAEVLKHSEK, from the coding sequence ATGAAAGCAACCGAAGTCCCGGAGATCGACGGCGCGTTCCTGTTCGAGCCCACGCCGTACGCCGACGAACGCGGCTTCTTCTGCCGCACCTTCGACGCCGACGTGCTCCGCTCGGTGGGCCTCGACCCGAACGCGTTCATCCAGGACAGCGTGTCCCGTTCGGTCCGTGGCGTGCTGCGCGGCATGCACCTGCGCTCCGGGAGGGGCGAGGCCAAGCTGGTGCGGTGCTCGTACGGGAAGATCTTCGACGTCGTCGTGGACCTGCGGGCCGACTCGCCGACCTATCTCAACGTGGCCACCTTCGAGCTGTCCGGCGAGACGCAGAGGACCCTGTACATCCCGGCGGGGTGCGCACACGGCTTCCAGGCGCTGACCGAGACCACCGACACGTCGTACCGGATCGACCGCCCGCACGACCCCGCCGAGGACGTGACGATCGCCTTCGACGACCCGGAGCTCGACATTCCGTGGCCGCTGCCGGTCACCCTGATGTCCCAGCGGGACCGGGAGGCGCCGAGCCTCGCCGAGGTCCTGAAGCACAGCGAGAAGTGA